From the Bacteroidales bacterium genome, the window TCACCACATCTGAAATACAAAAGCTTCCACTTGGTTTCAATACCCGGAAAATTTCACTGAAAGCTTTTCTTTTGTCGGGCACAAGATTCAGCACGCAATTGCTCAGTACCTTATCCATCTTATTGGATTCAAAAGGCATGGCTTCGATGTCGCCCCTGATAAACTTCATATTGCTGTATCCCAGTTTTATAGCATTGCTGCGGGCTTTCTTAAGCATTTCTTTTGAGAAATCTATTCCATAGACAAATCCCTGCTCACCCAGAAATGAGCGGGCTACAAAGCAATCGTTGCCAGCGCCTGAGCCCAAATCAAGCACCGTATCTCCTATTTGAAGGTTGGCATGATCGGATGGAATGCCACAGCCTAAACCCAGGTCTGCGTCCTCATTGTATCCCTGCACCTCTGTATAATCATCGCTGAAAACAGAGTAATCTGTCTCTCCACAACAATCTGTTCCCCCACAGCAGGAGGATTGGTTTTTCTGTTTACTCTGGTGAGCAATCTGATCGTATTTTTGTTTTACGATCTCCTTGACGTTCTTTTGGCTGTCTTTCATATAATGATCTTTTTATCTATTGGGGTCGTATGGAACCCCCATGCTTAATATGTCCTGGTTGTGTAAGTTCGTGCATGCGGGTTTTATAAGTATTCTTTTTGCGCCGTTTCTATAAATCAGTGATCACCCTGTTTGATCTTTGTTGCATAGAGTTGTTTAAACTCCTGTTCAATCTGGTTGCGCACTTCCCTGAATTTGTTGAGAATTTCCTCCTCTGTTCCGGTGGCTGCTGCCGGGTCTTCAAAGCCCATGTGAAGCCGGTGCCTGACCTGGCCCAAAAAGGCCGGACAGGTCTCGTTGGCATGATCACAAACGGTGATCACATAGTCCCACTGAGCATCCAGGTATTGATCCACCAGGGTGGGTGTATGATCGCTGATGTCGATGCCAGCCTCCTTCATGGCTTTTACAGCATTGGGATTCACCTTCGAAGCCGGTTCCGTGCCTGCCGAACGCACCTCCAGGTTGGGATCGAACGATTGCAGAAAGCCCTGGGCCATCTGGCTGCGGGCAGAATTGCCGGTACATAAAATAAGGATTTTCATGGTTTTTGTTTTTGGGTTTTGGTTAATTGAGTTGATTGAGTAATTAAGTAATTAAGTAATTGAGTTAACTTAATTAACTTCTTCACTTAATCACAATTCAAATTCTCCCCGATATCAATATCAGCCAGCAACCGGTCCGTGGCCTGTTTGAGAGCCTCTACCCCGGCCGGGTCAAGACAATAGCTTGTTTTCCTGCCTGAAATGTGCCCCTGGATCAAGCCCGCCTTTTTGAGCTCCTGCAGGTGCTGATTCACCGTGGTCCTTCCCAGGGGTAGCTCTTTGCTGATGTCACCTGATATACAGGTCTTGGTCGCAGCCAGGTATTTCAAGATCTGGATCCTTGCCGGATGGCCCAGGGCTTTGAAAAGACCCGAGCACTGCTGCTCCTGTTGATCGAACAATTCGTTTTTTGCCAGTACCATTTTTGAATGTTTATGACGCAAATATACGTCA encodes:
- the arsM gene encoding arsenite methyltransferase, yielding MKDSQKNVKEIVKQKYDQIAHQSKQKNQSSCCGGTDCCGETDYSVFSDDYTEVQGYNEDADLGLGCGIPSDHANLQIGDTVLDLGSGAGNDCFVARSFLGEQGFVYGIDFSKEMLKKARSNAIKLGYSNMKFIRGDIEAMPFESNKMDKVLSNCVLNLVPDKRKAFSEIFRVLKPSGSFCISDVVTVGNLPESLLKSAEMYAGCVAGAISKDEYIRIIENSGFKNIQIHKEKEIILPDEILAGYLNKEEIKNFNESQTGIYSITITAKKALK
- a CDS encoding arsenate reductase ArsC, with the protein product MKILILCTGNSARSQMAQGFLQSFDPNLEVRSAGTEPASKVNPNAVKAMKEAGIDISDHTPTLVDQYLDAQWDYVITVCDHANETCPAFLGQVRHRLHMGFEDPAAATGTEEEILNKFREVRNQIEQEFKQLYATKIKQGDH
- a CDS encoding winged helix-turn-helix transcriptional regulator, with translation MVLAKNELFDQQEQQCSGLFKALGHPARIQILKYLAATKTCISGDISKELPLGRTTVNQHLQELKKAGLIQGHISGRKTSYCLDPAGVEALKQATDRLLADIDIGENLNCD